A segment of the Agarivorans albus genome:
GGTAAAGTTATTGTACGAATTAGCGTTGCTGATTGCGGTGAGCTTAAATCAGCTGATATTGTAGAATCTTCCTCTTATCAATCGACTGCACCCACAAGCATTGCTGCTGGCTTTAACTTACGCCAAGCAACAGACGCGTTTCAAAAAAGTTTGGTAGCAGCGAGTTTAGAAAAACACCAAGGAAGCTGGTCTGCGGCAGCTAAAGAGCTAGGGGTTGATAGAGCCAATCTAAGCCGCTTGGCAAAACGTTTGGGTTTAAGTGTGGACAAAGTGGTTAAACGCTAAACTATAGTTTGCTTGTGTACGTAGTTACTGAGACACCTAATATCAAGGACGAACTGTGAATTACATATTATCGACAGGCTTCGCGCTTTTACTACTCTCAAGCCCAGCGACTGCTGAGCAAACCAGCCAGTTTGCGTTAATTGACCATGAAGGGGTAAAAACCTGGGTTAAACGCGATGGTGATAAGTTACTTCACTTAAATGCTTCACCTTTAGATGAAGGCCAAGTTAATGGTCAAACATCGGCTGAGGCATCAGCTAAGTACTTAATGCCGATAAAACCGGCCACAGTATTTGCAGTGGGTTTAAACTATCGCAGCCATGCTGGAGATGCAGGTGCCAGCAAGCCAGAAATTTTCTATAAGTCATATAGTTCTCTCAGTATTGGAGGACCGTTGCAGCTCCCAAAGGATGCGCGAAATGTGCATTTTGAGGGGGAGCTGGTGGTTGTGATTGGTCAAAACTGTTCAAAGGTATCTAAGCAAAATGCTAGAGAATGTATATTTGGTTATACAGTAGGGAATGATCTCACCGAGCGCTCTTGGCAAGGTCGAGATTTGCAATGGTGGCGGGCTAAAGGTGCCGATGGTTTTGCTCCGATTTCTCCTTGGATAACTCAAACTACAGCTGAAAACCAGTTCACTGTGACCACTAAGCTAAACGGAGATATCGTTCAACAAGAATCGTCGGCGAACATGATTCACTCTGTAGAGGATATTGTTAGTTACATTAGCCAATATGTAACCTTGCAAGCTTATGATGTGATCTTTACTGGTACACCGGGAAGAACTAAGGCACTAAAGAGTGGAGACCAAGTAGAAGTGAGTATTGAAGGCCTAGGTAAGGTGTCTACTCAAATTGAGTAAACACCCATGTTATATGGCTTTATTTTACGGGGGTTAAGCCCTTATTGCGATTGTCTACAGCGCCGTCTAGATCAAAGTCGGCTGACTTCCAAGCGCTGGCTTCTTGGTGAGTGAACTTTTTAGTGGCCCATGCAGTGGCTGAAGAAAGATCAAAGCCTGAATCTATCCAGCCTCGGGCGTCAACAGCAGTGAAGGCTTGGGCCCAAGCTGTGATTTGGTTTGGGTCAGTAAAGTTTTGGTCTATAAATTCTTTAACTTGTGGTTGGCTCATGCCTGCTCGTACATAAGTTTGTACTTGTTCAACATTTACCCCGATTTCTTTCCAAGACGCAATTTCAGATTCTGACATACCATCCCAGGTGGGTTGGCTAGAACAAGCAACCAATAGCAGGATGCTAAAAGCAACACTAAGTAGACGCATGACATATTCCCTTAATTATCAACAGTAACCATTAATCACTATAAACCATGACTACAAATTCGCCATTTCCTTAACAAAACCATAAGTAAGAAAGGTGGGGGTGAATGACTTTGACACCAGTCTTATTGGCTGAAGTTACTGCAAGATGCTGGTTGAGTTTAGCCAAAAGGAACGCAAAAAAGTTAATCAACCGAAGCTGTTTAATGGCAAGGCATGGATGCAGAACAGATGCATAAGGCGATCTTTTCATCGCTTGTTCGATGGTTGCTTGTACTAAGGCTAAGAATCAGGGATTATACGGCTTTAATTAGCGTTTCATTATTTATAGGTAGGCTGGTATGAGTGAGGCGGAAAATCGCCCTAGCAATTTCATTCGTCACATCATTGATGAAGATCTTAAATCCGGAAAGCATGACACAGTGCATACACGTTTCCCACCGGAGCCAAATGGTTATCTGCACATCGGCCATGCTAAGTCGATTTGTTTGAATTTTGGTATTGCTCAAGACTACCAGGGCGCATGTAACTTACGCTTCGATGATACCAACCCTGAAAAAGAAGATATCGACTACGTTAACTCAATTCAGCAAGACGTAAAGTGGCTTGGTTTCGATTGGGATGGTGAGGTGTGTTACTCATCAAACTATTTTGATCTGTTATACGCTTATGCTGAAGAGTTGATTCAAAAGGGTTTGGCATTCGTTTGTTTCTTAAATGCCGACGAAGCGCGTGAGTACCGTGGCACTTTAAGCCAACCAGGTAAAAATAGCCCTTACCGCGATACTCCTGTTGAAGAAAACTTGGCGTTATTTAGAAAAATGCGCGCGGGTGAGTTTAAAGAAGGTGAGTGTTCGTTACGTGCAAAAATCGACATGAGCTCTTCGTTCATGTGTATGCGTGACCCGGTTATTTATCGAGTTCGATTTGCTCATCACCACCAAACCGGTGATAAGTGGTGCATTTACCCAATGTACGATTTTACACATTGTATTTCGGATGCGATCGAGGGCATTACTCACTCTTTGTGTACGTTAGAATTCCAAGATAACCGTCGTTTATACGATTGGGTACTGGAGAACATTACCATTGAGACAGTACCGCATCAGTACGAGTTCTCACGTTTAAACCTTGAATACACGGTAATGTCTAAGCGTAAGCTAAATACTTTAGTTACCGATGGTCATGTAAACGGTTGGAATGATCCACGCATGTTAACCATTGCTGGTTTACGTCGCCGAGGTTATACCGCTGCATCAATCGTCGAGTTTTGTAAGCGTATTGGCGTGACCAAGATGGAAAACATGGTAGAAATGCCAATGTTAGAAGCATGTATACGTGATGACTTAAATGCCAATGCACCTCGTGCAATGGCAGTGTTAGATCCAATTAAAGTGGTAATCGAAAATTACCCTGAAGACAAAGTAGAACAGCTATCTGCACCTAATCACCCTAGCGAAGATATGGGCGAGCGAATTGTGCCATTTAGTCGCGAGCTGTACATTGAAGCTGAAGACTTCCGTGAAGAAGCTAACAAGAAGTTTAAGCGCTTAGTGATCGGTAAGGAAGTGCGTTTACGTAATGCTTACATGATTAAAGCCGAACGTTGCGATAAAGACGAAAACGGTAATGTTACTACTGTTTATTGTACTTATGACGACACCACCTTAGGTAAAAACCCTGAAGATGGACGTAAACCAAAAGGCGTTATCCATTGGGTGTCTGCTGAACATGCCAAGCCTGCGGAAATCCGTTTGTACGACCGTTTGTTTACCGTTGCTAACCCAGCTGCAGAAGAAGATTTCACCGCAGTGCTTAACCCTGAATCATTGGTAGTTAAACAAGGGGTTGTTGAACCAAGCTTAGTTAAGGCAGAAGCGGAACATGCTTATCAGTTTGAACGCCAAGGTTATTTTTGTGCCGACAGCGTAGATTCAAGCCCGGAAGCTTTAGTGTTTAACCGTACTGTAGGTTTGCGTGATACTTGGGCTAAAATTGGTGGCTAGGTGCCAGTAATTAAACGTTTGCCAATAGAGATGGAGTTGTATCGATGAGCAAAACGACTTTGGTTAGCCAAGCTGATGCCTTACCAGGGCGCTTGGAGGCGATAGAGTTAGACGGAATTCATGCAGTAAACGGCAGCAATTACCTAGAGCAAGCTAGCGCTGATCAGGAAACTGCTTATTTTGGTTTAGGCTGTTTCTGGGGCGCCGAGCGTCTGTTTTGGCAACAACAAGGCGTAATTACAACGGCAGTAGGTTATGCCGGTGGTTTTACACCTAACCCAAATTACGATGAAGTGTGTACTGGCTTAACTGGGCATACTGAGGTTGTTAAAGTAATTTACGACCCAAGTGTGATTAACTATCAACAATTGTTGACCTGCTTTTTTGAGCAGCACGACCCTACTCAGGGCATGCGCCAAGGTGGGGATGTTGGAACTCAGTATCGCTCGATGATATTTGCGACCAGCAGTAAACAGCTAGAGTTAGCTAAGCAAGCTCAGCAGGCTTATCAAAAAGCCCTGCAAGGTGAAGGCCTAGCTCATGCTATTAGCACTGAGATAGTTAGTTTTGATACTTTCTATTACGCAGAGCTTTACCATCAGCAGTATCTACACAAGAACCCCAATGGATACTGTGGTTTAGGTGGCTTAGGGGTATGTTTACCGCCTTGGCTTCAAGACTAAGTGAAAAGCAGCCTAATGGCTGCTTTTTTTAACTCTGTTGATAACCTCAAGCTACCATCTTAATAGCATTTTCATTGGCTGGTTGGTGCTTTGTAAGCCGCACATTTCATCGTAGGCAGAGTGCTGAACTAGCCACACCTTATCGATGGCTTGGTCTTGATAGTGTTGTTTTATGCTAGAAATACTGGAGAACCTAACAGCG
Coding sequences within it:
- the glnS gene encoding glutamine--tRNA ligase; its protein translation is MSEAENRPSNFIRHIIDEDLKSGKHDTVHTRFPPEPNGYLHIGHAKSICLNFGIAQDYQGACNLRFDDTNPEKEDIDYVNSIQQDVKWLGFDWDGEVCYSSNYFDLLYAYAEELIQKGLAFVCFLNADEAREYRGTLSQPGKNSPYRDTPVEENLALFRKMRAGEFKEGECSLRAKIDMSSSFMCMRDPVIYRVRFAHHHQTGDKWCIYPMYDFTHCISDAIEGITHSLCTLEFQDNRRLYDWVLENITIETVPHQYEFSRLNLEYTVMSKRKLNTLVTDGHVNGWNDPRMLTIAGLRRRGYTAASIVEFCKRIGVTKMENMVEMPMLEACIRDDLNANAPRAMAVLDPIKVVIENYPEDKVEQLSAPNHPSEDMGERIVPFSRELYIEAEDFREEANKKFKRLVIGKEVRLRNAYMIKAERCDKDENGNVTTVYCTYDDTTLGKNPEDGRKPKGVIHWVSAEHAKPAEIRLYDRLFTVANPAAEEDFTAVLNPESLVVKQGVVEPSLVKAEAEHAYQFERQGYFCADSVDSSPEALVFNRTVGLRDTWAKIGG
- a CDS encoding fumarylacetoacetate hydrolase family protein, whose protein sequence is MNYILSTGFALLLLSSPATAEQTSQFALIDHEGVKTWVKRDGDKLLHLNASPLDEGQVNGQTSAEASAKYLMPIKPATVFAVGLNYRSHAGDAGASKPEIFYKSYSSLSIGGPLQLPKDARNVHFEGELVVVIGQNCSKVSKQNARECIFGYTVGNDLTERSWQGRDLQWWRAKGADGFAPISPWITQTTAENQFTVTTKLNGDIVQQESSANMIHSVEDIVSYISQYVTLQAYDVIFTGTPGRTKALKSGDQVEVSIEGLGKVSTQIE
- a CDS encoding DUF6482 family protein, with product MFSLVCCVSNTQTKEAYMDLIINSHEGDIYLVNEQQHNSQQALRENSYPAVRFSSISSIKQHYQDQAIDKVWLVQHSAYDEMCGLQSTNQPMKMLLRW
- the msrA gene encoding peptide-methionine (S)-S-oxide reductase MsrA, which translates into the protein MSKTTLVSQADALPGRLEAIELDGIHAVNGSNYLEQASADQETAYFGLGCFWGAERLFWQQQGVITTAVGYAGGFTPNPNYDEVCTGLTGHTEVVKVIYDPSVINYQQLLTCFFEQHDPTQGMRQGGDVGTQYRSMIFATSSKQLELAKQAQQAYQKALQGEGLAHAISTEIVSFDTFYYAELYHQQYLHKNPNGYCGLGGLGVCLPPWLQD